Proteins encoded in a region of the Sphingomonas japonica genome:
- a CDS encoding fimbria/pilus periplasmic chaperone — protein sequence MKLNRRSLVAAMGALFATFGLSAALYAMTVQPVVLDLTTSGRGMSQAIIVENTFDRPLPVELRIETLDLTADGVTPTGKDSGELAIFPPQALIQPGQRQSFRVQYVGDPAIARSKHFFVTVAQLPVQLADGTSNIQLLYNFQVLVSVSPEGVKPSLSITGTEIARNDTGAPVPAITVANATAAHGYLSRGRLRIVQYDAAGKELFRKQLAGPELQQTIGYGLIGGGQTRRVLLPLVLPQSDGRVEAQFTPDA from the coding sequence TTGAAGCTCAATCGCAGATCGCTGGTCGCAGCAATGGGGGCGTTGTTTGCAACCTTCGGCCTGTCCGCCGCGCTCTATGCGATGACCGTGCAGCCCGTCGTCCTCGACCTCACCACGTCCGGCCGCGGCATGAGCCAGGCGATCATTGTGGAGAACACGTTCGACCGCCCGCTGCCCGTCGAATTGCGCATCGAGACGCTGGACCTTACCGCCGACGGTGTGACCCCGACCGGAAAGGACAGCGGCGAGCTGGCGATCTTTCCGCCGCAGGCGTTGATCCAGCCGGGCCAGCGCCAGAGCTTTCGCGTCCAATATGTCGGCGATCCGGCGATCGCACGCAGCAAGCATTTCTTCGTGACCGTCGCCCAGCTTCCCGTCCAGCTCGCCGACGGCACGTCGAACATCCAGCTGCTGTATAATTTTCAGGTTCTCGTCAGCGTCTCGCCCGAAGGCGTCAAGCCATCCTTGTCGATCACCGGCACCGAGATCGCGCGCAACGATACGGGGGCTCCGGTGCCGGCAATCACCGTGGCGAATGCGACGGCGGCACATGGCTATCTCTCGCGCGGGCGTCTGCGCATCGTCCAGTATGACGCCGCCGGCAAGGAACTGTTCCGCAAGCAGCTGGCGGGGCCAGAGCTCCAGCAGACGATCGGCTATGGCCTGATCGGCGGCGGACAGACCCGCCGCGTTCTGCTCCCCCTCGTCCTTCCTCAGTCCGACGGCCGCGTCGAGGCACAGTTCACACCTGACGCCTGA
- a CDS encoding fimbrial biogenesis outer membrane usher protein, translating to MIHLALASALALSVITVLPVAASPMQDESAQQRVVLDASDPAANINPTGKAVTLTASVMDGAAYVGDATIVIDPQGSVSFSAARLLALLQTRLAPPMLIRVQTMLTQRGTLRREDLRSAGVALRYNPQELQLELDIAAASRPAQAVDLDDGEAATPGNYAAPAAFSAYLNVRGSFDWVQQGVDAGLAAPVTFLDGAARVGGVVFESEANWQPGGIGASFQRRGSRFVYDDQDRVLRWTAGDLQTLARGFQAAPEISGLSISRFYSILQPQSIIRPRGNRSFQLERRSTVEVRVNNQLVRRLELDPGPYDLRDFPFTQGANDVRLTITDDAGRVETVNFNIFLDQSQLAAGLSEFGLYAGVLAPQGAQGPVYSDSPAISGFYRRGINDRLTLGANVQADSMGWMAGAETVVASGIGSFGGFASASQLNGVGSGWASIVTFQRTISRSGSGADALSFSLEARSRNFAALGTRTALNPYSYIVGGSYNATISDAVYAGFDARYSRGRDDEPDVSSVRGTVGWRIRSGLSFTGDVGYERDRRGGRLAAFLSLTYNLDRQSTVRADYDSRFNRTRLAYQTYRGTGTGAYNLNADVERSDVGAALTANGTYFTNRAELGFSHFGSFDRDLGSSTDQRTSLRFGTALAVADGAFSVGRPIQDSFAIVRAHPSLRGSDVVIDPAGASSQANTGTLGSALQPNLGSYSERTMLITAPDAPLSVDLGEGSFRFFPPYRSGYKVVAGSDYMVSAVGRLLGADGTPLTLISGTAVEAAHPEREPIALFTNASGRFGLTGLAPGRWTITMLDADRSTYDLVIQSAEGSVAMGDLRPR from the coding sequence ATGATCCATCTCGCCCTTGCGAGCGCACTGGCGCTGTCGGTCATCACCGTCCTCCCAGTGGCGGCATCGCCGATGCAGGACGAAAGCGCCCAGCAACGCGTCGTCCTCGATGCCTCCGATCCGGCCGCCAACATCAATCCGACCGGCAAAGCGGTGACGCTGACCGCGTCGGTGATGGATGGCGCCGCCTATGTCGGCGACGCGACGATCGTCATCGATCCGCAAGGAAGCGTCAGCTTTTCGGCGGCGCGGTTGCTGGCCTTGCTCCAGACACGGCTGGCGCCGCCGATGCTGATACGGGTGCAGACCATGCTGACGCAGCGCGGCACGCTGAGGCGGGAGGATCTGCGATCGGCCGGCGTCGCACTGCGCTACAATCCGCAGGAGCTGCAGCTGGAACTCGACATCGCCGCCGCCAGCCGTCCCGCACAGGCCGTAGACCTGGACGACGGCGAGGCAGCGACGCCGGGCAATTACGCTGCGCCCGCCGCATTCAGCGCCTATCTCAACGTGCGCGGATCGTTCGACTGGGTCCAGCAGGGCGTCGATGCCGGGCTGGCGGCACCAGTCACCTTTCTCGACGGCGCGGCGCGTGTCGGCGGGGTAGTGTTCGAAAGCGAAGCCAATTGGCAGCCCGGCGGGATCGGCGCCAGTTTCCAGCGCCGCGGATCGCGCTTCGTTTATGACGACCAGGATCGCGTCCTGCGCTGGACCGCGGGCGATCTGCAGACGCTGGCCCGCGGCTTTCAGGCAGCGCCGGAAATCTCCGGCCTTTCGATCTCGCGCTTCTATTCGATCCTGCAGCCGCAGAGCATCATCCGTCCACGCGGCAATCGCAGCTTTCAGCTCGAGCGCCGGTCGACGGTGGAAGTGCGGGTCAACAATCAACTCGTCCGGCGTCTTGAGCTGGACCCGGGACCCTATGACCTGCGCGATTTCCCCTTCACTCAGGGCGCAAACGACGTCCGGCTGACCATCACCGACGACGCCGGCCGCGTGGAAACGGTCAACTTCAACATCTTCCTCGACCAATCCCAACTCGCCGCCGGGTTGAGCGAGTTCGGCCTCTATGCCGGCGTGCTGGCGCCACAGGGCGCGCAGGGCCCGGTGTACAGCGATTCGCCTGCGATCAGCGGCTTCTACCGGCGGGGCATCAATGATCGGCTGACGCTGGGCGCCAATGTCCAGGCGGACAGCATGGGCTGGATGGCGGGCGCGGAAACCGTCGTTGCCAGCGGCATCGGGTCGTTCGGCGGTTTTGCTTCGGCATCGCAGCTTAACGGGGTCGGGTCCGGCTGGGCGTCGATCGTGACGTTCCAGCGCACGATTTCGCGGTCCGGCTCGGGGGCCGACGCGCTTTCCTTCTCGCTGGAAGCGCGAAGCCGGAACTTCGCGGCGCTGGGTACGCGGACGGCGCTCAACCCCTACAGCTATATCGTCGGCGGGAGCTACAACGCGACGATCAGCGATGCGGTCTATGCCGGGTTCGACGCGCGCTATTCGCGAGGCCGCGATGACGAGCCCGACGTCAGCAGCGTGCGCGGGACAGTGGGTTGGCGGATCCGATCGGGCCTCAGCTTTACCGGGGACGTCGGCTATGAACGGGATCGTCGTGGCGGTCGCCTGGCGGCCTTTCTTTCGCTCACCTACAATCTCGACCGCCAATCCACTGTCCGCGCCGACTATGACAGCCGGTTCAACCGCACCCGCCTTGCATATCAGACCTATCGCGGCACCGGGACGGGGGCGTACAACCTGAATGCCGATGTCGAACGGAGCGACGTCGGCGCCGCCCTCACCGCCAATGGCACCTATTTCACCAACCGCGCGGAACTTGGCTTCAGCCATTTCGGCAGCTTCGATCGCGATCTGGGATCGTCGACCGACCAGCGAACCTCGCTGCGCTTCGGCACTGCCCTGGCGGTCGCGGACGGCGCCTTCTCGGTGGGGCGACCGATCCAGGACAGTTTCGCGATCGTGCGGGCGCATCCTTCGCTGCGCGGCAGCGATGTCGTGATCGATCCGGCAGGCGCGTCGTCGCAGGCCAATACCGGAACGCTCGGCAGTGCGCTGCAGCCCAACCTTGGCAGCTACAGCGAGCGAACCATGCTGATCACCGCCCCCGACGCACCGCTCAGCGTCGATCTCGGCGAAGGGTCGTTCCGCTTCTTCCCCCCCTATCGCAGCGGCTACAAGGTCGTCGCGGGGTCGGACTACATGGTCAGTGCCGTCGGACGCCTGCTCGGCGCGGACGGCACGCCGCTGACGCTGATCTCGGGAACGGCCGTCGAAGCGGCGCATCCCGAACGCGAGCCGATCGCGCTGTTCACCAACGCTTCCGGACGCTTCGGCCTCACCGGCCTTGCGCCCGGCCGCTGGACAATCACGATGCTGGATGCCGATCGCAGCACGTACGACCTTGTCATCCAGAGCGCCGAGGGCAGCGTCGCGATGGGCGACCTTCGCCCGCGTTAA
- a CDS encoding ATP-binding protein, producing the protein MIATIIAIPALLLGVNYLLSREFAETRALRARVDQSYSTRTQLVRLLSLHQDLETGQRGYVLTGQDMFLAPYNRARQAIPAAFAALEAGLAPASPVRQRLADLRAASADKVGFVNRDILLSREGRTDAARTLIAAGQGLRSMDRIRAIIADMDELERAELTRRESISDAGRIRAQRTAFVLQAVLVLLLALAALAVGRSMVARRKALLLAQDQHSRQAAIFHNAKDGMLTINPSGGIESINPSAARLYGYEPEELLRRDVGVLFEVAPDRGQVEGFLTRLQARRSSDRGRVQEFWSRRKDGSVFLADVAVSPVPLADGLKYIAVVRDVTERKQVEQMKSEFVSTVSHELRTPLTSIAGSLGLLAGGAAGDLSDRARRLVTIAYDNCQRLVRLINDILDIEKIESGKMAFAVQPVPLQPLIESTVQSNASFAESHQVRVEIEPLAADATVRADPDRLVQVLTNLLSNAIKYSPQGEAVTISVAHLDRRHRLCVADRGPGIPEEFRERMFGKFAQADSSDTRQKGGTGLGLSIVREIVVRLGGEVGFADRDGGGTVFHVDLPSVEPIRHVRDTAQEVPARMASNGVLPVILHVDDDPDMLRVVASAFDGVAEVHSTPSVEEARAAMRRFPYDAAVLDIGMADGSGLDLLPLLKGPAKRTPVIVFTAQDAPHDLAQQVDAVLIKSRASLENLVAITIRLARDDGSERLT; encoded by the coding sequence GTGATCGCAACGATCATTGCCATCCCGGCGTTGCTGCTGGGCGTCAATTACCTGCTTTCCCGCGAATTTGCCGAGACGCGCGCGCTGCGTGCGCGAGTGGACCAGTCCTATTCCACGCGCACGCAGCTGGTTCGGTTGCTGTCGCTGCACCAGGATCTCGAAACCGGTCAGCGTGGGTATGTCCTCACCGGCCAGGACATGTTCCTCGCTCCCTATAACCGCGCTCGCCAGGCGATCCCTGCCGCGTTCGCGGCTCTGGAAGCGGGCCTTGCACCGGCATCGCCGGTACGCCAGCGGCTCGCCGATCTGCGTGCTGCGTCTGCCGACAAGGTCGGTTTCGTCAACCGCGATATCCTGTTGAGCCGGGAAGGACGCACGGACGCGGCGCGAACGCTGATCGCCGCCGGTCAGGGATTGCGGTCGATGGATCGCATCCGCGCGATCATCGCCGACATGGACGAACTGGAGCGGGCCGAACTCACACGCCGTGAGAGCATTTCCGATGCCGGCCGGATTCGCGCCCAGCGCACCGCCTTCGTCCTCCAGGCGGTGCTGGTGCTGCTGCTGGCGCTGGCGGCGCTGGCTGTCGGACGCAGCATGGTCGCGCGGCGCAAGGCGCTCTTGCTGGCGCAGGACCAGCATTCGCGTCAGGCGGCCATTTTCCACAACGCCAAGGATGGCATGCTGACGATCAACCCCAGCGGCGGGATCGAAAGCATCAACCCGTCGGCCGCGAGGCTATATGGGTACGAACCCGAGGAATTGCTGCGCCGCGATGTCGGCGTGCTGTTCGAGGTCGCGCCCGATCGCGGTCAGGTCGAAGGTTTTCTGACGCGGTTGCAGGCCCGGCGCAGCAGCGACCGCGGGCGCGTCCAGGAATTCTGGTCGCGCCGCAAGGACGGCAGCGTGTTCCTGGCGGACGTCGCCGTCAGCCCGGTGCCGCTCGCCGACGGTCTGAAATATATTGCGGTGGTTCGCGACGTGACCGAACGCAAGCAGGTCGAGCAGATGAAGTCCGAATTCGTTTCGACCGTCAGCCACGAACTGCGCACGCCACTCACCTCGATAGCAGGCTCGCTTGGCCTTCTCGCTGGCGGGGCGGCTGGCGATCTGTCCGATCGGGCGCGGCGTCTGGTGACGATCGCGTACGACAACTGCCAGCGCCTGGTACGGCTGATCAACGACATCCTCGATATCGAAAAGATCGAATCGGGCAAGATGGCGTTTGCCGTCCAGCCGGTGCCCTTGCAGCCGTTGATCGAAAGCACCGTTCAGTCCAACGCCAGCTTTGCCGAAAGCCATCAAGTCCGCGTAGAGATCGAACCGCTAGCCGCCGACGCGACGGTGCGCGCCGACCCCGACCGGCTGGTTCAGGTCCTGACCAACCTCCTGTCGAACGCCATCAAATATTCGCCGCAGGGCGAAGCGGTCACGATCAGCGTCGCGCATCTCGATCGTCGCCATCGCCTCTGCGTCGCCGATCGCGGCCCCGGTATCCCGGAAGAGTTTCGCGAGCGGATGTTCGGCAAGTTCGCGCAGGCCGATTCGTCCGATACGCGCCAGAAAGGCGGCACCGGGCTCGGCCTCAGCATCGTGCGGGAAATCGTCGTCCGGCTCGGCGGCGAAGTCGGCTTTGCCGACCGCGACGGCGGCGGCACGGTATTCCATGTCGACCTGCCGTCGGTGGAGCCGATCCGGCATGTCCGCGACACGGCGCAAGAAGTTCCCGCCCGCATGGCTTCGAACGGAGTGTTGCCCGTTATCCTCCATGTCGACGATGATCCGGACATGCTGCGCGTCGTTGCAAGCGCATTCGATGGCGTGGCGGAAGTCCATTCGACGCCCAGCGTCGAGGAGGCCCGCGCTGCGATGCGCCGGTTCCCGTACGATGCCGCGGTCCTGGATATCGGCATGGCCGATGGATCGGGCCTCGACCTGCTGCCGCTGTTGAAGGGGCCGGCCAAGCGCACGCCGGTGATCGTGTTCACGGCGCAAGACGCCCCGCACGACTTGGCGCAGCAGGTCGACGCAGTGTTGATCAAGTCGCGTGCGAGCTTGGAAAATCTGGTCGCGATCACCATCAGGCTTGCCCGCGACGATGGCTCGGAAAGGCTGACATGA
- a CDS encoding response regulator — MTQARILYVDDEDDIREVAALALELDPGLAVRTCESGTDALAAAADWQPDLILLDVMMPHMDGPTTLARLRDTPATAGIPVVFITARTQASEVEQFKALGALGVLAKPFDPMTLSATIRSYLP; from the coding sequence ATGACCCAAGCCCGGATCCTGTATGTCGATGACGAGGACGACATCCGCGAAGTCGCCGCACTGGCGCTGGAACTCGATCCGGGCCTTGCGGTTCGCACCTGTGAATCCGGGACGGACGCACTGGCTGCGGCCGCCGACTGGCAGCCCGACCTCATCCTGCTCGACGTCATGATGCCGCACATGGACGGGCCAACGACGCTCGCCAGGCTGCGCGACACCCCGGCTACCGCCGGCATCCCGGTGGTGTTCATCACCGCACGCACGCAAGCGAGCGAGGTCGAGCAGTTCAAGGCGCTGGGCGCGCTCGGCGTGTTGGCGAAACCGTTCGATCCGATGACACTGAGCGCGACGATACGCTCCTATCTGCCATGA
- a CDS encoding Hpt domain-containing protein, whose product MSEFEARMEALRSRFRDRAVSESERLTAALIAGDRSELRRACHSLTGNAGMFGFPELSRQAALTESAIEDGECAERIEELTRAVVTALDAMQTR is encoded by the coding sequence ATGAGCGAATTCGAAGCACGGATGGAAGCTCTGCGATCACGGTTCCGCGACAGAGCAGTCTCGGAGTCGGAACGGCTGACAGCGGCGCTGATCGCCGGCGATCGATCGGAATTGCGGCGCGCCTGCCATAGCCTGACCGGCAATGCCGGGATGTTCGGCTTTCCCGAACTGAGCCGACAGGCAGCGCTGACCGAAAGCGCGATTGAGGACGGCGAGTGCGCGGAACGGATAGAGGAGCTTACCCGGGCGGTGGTGACCGCGCTGGACGCCATGCAGACACGGTAG
- a CDS encoding DUF1134 domain-containing protein → MTGLMMAKRLRAAVTAAGMLLCLGALPATAQVRTIDPNQAIDGDLSQPAPPPAASQPIPADPQALDEPPPSASWQDVDPNLQTQSEALPPAPAPATPYASPAPSTATAAADTYQREDLFAAAEGVFGKGAEGLAGILENILGDQGEPNAYIAGREASGAFFVGLRYGSGILSHRIEGQRPVYWTGPSVGFDVGGDANKVFVLVYNLYDSQELYKRFPAGEGRAYFVGGFAASYLRRGDTVLIPIRLGVGYRLGANIGYMNFTEKSRWLPF, encoded by the coding sequence ATGACGGGTTTGATGATGGCAAAGCGGCTGCGCGCGGCGGTGACGGCGGCGGGCATGCTGCTGTGCCTGGGCGCGCTGCCCGCGACCGCGCAGGTCCGCACGATCGATCCCAATCAGGCGATCGACGGCGACCTTTCGCAACCCGCACCACCACCTGCCGCATCGCAGCCGATCCCCGCCGATCCGCAGGCGCTGGACGAGCCGCCGCCGAGCGCATCGTGGCAGGACGTCGATCCCAACCTGCAGACGCAGAGCGAGGCACTGCCGCCTGCGCCGGCCCCGGCCACCCCCTATGCATCGCCCGCCCCGTCGACCGCCACCGCCGCTGCCGACACCTATCAGCGCGAGGACCTGTTCGCCGCTGCCGAGGGCGTGTTCGGAAAGGGTGCCGAAGGGTTGGCTGGCATTCTCGAAAACATCCTCGGCGACCAGGGTGAGCCCAATGCCTATATCGCCGGGCGAGAGGCGTCGGGCGCGTTCTTCGTGGGGCTGCGCTATGGCTCGGGGATCCTGTCGCATCGCATCGAGGGCCAACGACCGGTCTATTGGACCGGGCCGTCGGTCGGCTTCGACGTTGGCGGCGACGCCAACAAGGTGTTCGTGCTGGTCTACAACCTCTATGATTCGCAGGAACTCTACAAACGCTTCCCCGCGGGTGAGGGGCGCGCCTATTTCGTGGGCGGATTTGCCGCGAGCTATCTGCGCCGCGGCGACACCGTGCTGATCCCGATACGGCTGGGCGTCGGATACCGGCTCGGCGCCAATATCGGCTATATGAACTTCACCGAAAAGAGCCGTTGGCTGCCGTTTTGA
- the putA gene encoding bifunctional proline dehydrogenase/L-glutamate gamma-semialdehyde dehydrogenase PutA yields the protein MTKLHRMSEPDVLKPLLERAALTGDSRERVLDHAAGLIADLRAAQTKGWVNQFLQEYRLNSSEGVALLSLAEAFLRVPDPETADLLIADKLGDANWRSHAGKSNSALVNSATWGLVVGRALVGEGPGGALKRLVSRAGEPFVRQAVGAAMKMMGEVFVMGRTIAEAQERMKKPENRGFTASFDMLGEAARTKADAERYFEAYWNAIRAVGRDPGAGHSISVKLSALHPRYEVAHWDRCVPELTDMLAQLASEAAGQGIALTVDAEESERLDMSLDIIGAVARRPELKGWDGYGMAVQAYGKRARAVVAWADDLGRVMNVRLVKGAYWDSEIKRTQVEGLSDYPLFTRKAATDVSYLACARDMLDATRIRPAFASHNALTVATIIEWAGNARDLEFQRLHGMGEGLYERLVRENGYHCRIYAPVGGHRDLLAYLVRRLLENGANSSFVHQLADEHLSDADLLADPVDKIASVGGTRHPSIPLPVDLFGQWRNSAGIDLNDRAILAETAAAIAATPIANDGTDAVHADPRRASGKAKRKLAATTTPDLAVHEAVTRAQAAYAAWDRRPVEERAAIVERYADLLEEHRTELMALCVKEAFKTIPDAIGEIREAADFCRYYAHQARGLLAPMTLPGPTGERNELRLEGRGTWATVAPWNFPLAIFTGQNIAALVTGNTVVAKPAPQTPMIARRAVELAHEAGVPRDAFILVTGGADVGAELIADVRIAGVAFTGSTATAKRIAHSLLVDEDRAIIPLIAETGGVNAMIVDSTALPEQVVFDVLTSAFRSAGQRCSALRLLLLQEEVADTILEMLRGAMELLVVGDPGDPATDVPPVIDRDAYERLMAYRASVQGSWLKTVPVPDEGLFVPPTLVGIDSVDDLNREWFGPILHVARWQAGTLEATIERVNAKRFGLTMGLHSRIARSAEIAETRARVGNLYVNRSMIGAVVGSQPFGGEGLSGTGPKAGGPHYLPRFCAERAVSIDTTSAGGNASLLSLADGI from the coding sequence GCCGATCTGCTGATCGCCGACAAGCTGGGCGACGCCAACTGGCGCTCGCATGCCGGCAAATCGAACTCGGCGCTGGTCAATTCGGCAACCTGGGGACTGGTGGTCGGCCGCGCGCTCGTTGGCGAAGGGCCGGGCGGCGCGCTCAAGCGTCTGGTCAGCCGGGCGGGCGAGCCGTTCGTGCGCCAGGCGGTCGGCGCGGCGATGAAGATGATGGGCGAAGTGTTCGTGATGGGGCGCACCATCGCCGAGGCGCAGGAGCGGATGAAGAAGCCCGAGAATCGCGGCTTCACGGCCAGCTTCGACATGCTCGGCGAAGCGGCACGGACCAAGGCCGATGCCGAGCGCTATTTCGAGGCGTACTGGAATGCGATCCGTGCGGTCGGGCGCGATCCGGGCGCTGGGCATTCGATCAGCGTCAAGCTGTCGGCGCTGCATCCGCGCTACGAGGTCGCGCACTGGGACAGATGCGTTCCCGAACTGACCGACATGCTCGCGCAACTGGCGTCCGAGGCGGCGGGGCAGGGCATCGCGCTGACCGTCGATGCCGAAGAGAGCGAGCGGCTCGACATGAGCCTCGACATCATCGGCGCCGTCGCGCGGCGGCCCGAGCTCAAGGGCTGGGATGGCTATGGCATGGCGGTCCAGGCCTATGGCAAGCGCGCGCGTGCGGTCGTGGCCTGGGCCGACGATCTTGGCCGCGTCATGAACGTGCGACTGGTCAAGGGCGCCTATTGGGACAGCGAGATCAAGCGTACCCAGGTCGAGGGATTGTCCGATTACCCGCTGTTCACGCGCAAGGCCGCGACCGACGTGTCCTATCTGGCCTGCGCACGCGACATGCTCGATGCGACCCGCATCCGCCCGGCATTCGCCAGCCATAACGCGCTGACCGTCGCGACGATCATCGAATGGGCAGGCAATGCCCGTGATCTCGAATTCCAGCGGCTGCACGGCATGGGCGAGGGGCTGTACGAGCGGCTGGTGCGCGAGAACGGATATCATTGCCGCATCTACGCCCCGGTCGGCGGACACCGCGACCTGCTGGCATATCTCGTCCGCCGCCTGCTCGAAAATGGTGCGAATTCGAGTTTCGTCCACCAGCTTGCCGACGAGCATCTTTCCGACGCCGACCTCCTCGCCGACCCGGTCGACAAGATCGCCAGCGTCGGCGGGACGCGGCATCCGTCGATCCCGCTGCCGGTCGATCTGTTCGGCCAGTGGCGCAACTCGGCCGGCATCGACCTCAATGACCGCGCGATCCTCGCCGAGACCGCGGCCGCGATCGCCGCGACCCCGATCGCCAATGACGGCACCGACGCGGTTCATGCCGACCCCCGTCGCGCCTCGGGCAAGGCGAAGCGCAAACTCGCTGCGACCACCACTCCCGACCTTGCGGTCCACGAAGCGGTTACGCGCGCGCAGGCGGCCTATGCCGCATGGGACCGCCGCCCGGTCGAGGAACGCGCCGCGATTGTCGAGCGCTATGCCGACCTGCTCGAGGAGCATCGCACCGAGTTGATGGCGCTGTGCGTCAAGGAGGCGTTCAAGACCATTCCCGATGCGATCGGCGAAATTCGCGAGGCGGCCGATTTCTGCCGCTACTACGCGCATCAGGCGCGCGGTTTGCTCGCGCCCATGACGCTGCCGGGGCCAACCGGCGAACGCAATGAATTGCGGCTGGAAGGGCGCGGCACCTGGGCGACGGTCGCTCCATGGAACTTCCCACTGGCGATCTTCACCGGCCAGAACATCGCCGCGCTCGTCACCGGCAACACGGTGGTTGCCAAGCCGGCGCCGCAGACGCCGATGATCGCGCGGCGCGCGGTCGAACTGGCGCACGAGGCGGGCGTCCCCCGCGATGCGTTCATCCTCGTCACCGGCGGCGCGGATGTCGGCGCCGAGCTGATCGCCGACGTGCGTATCGCCGGGGTCGCCTTCACCGGATCGACCGCGACCGCCAAGCGCATCGCGCACTCGCTGCTGGTCGACGAGGATCGCGCGATCATTCCGCTCATCGCCGAGACCGGCGGGGTCAATGCGATGATCGTCGATTCGACGGCGCTGCCCGAACAGGTGGTGTTCGACGTGCTGACCTCGGCATTCCGCTCGGCAGGCCAGCGCTGTTCGGCGCTCCGGCTGCTGCTGCTGCAGGAGGAAGTCGCCGACACCATCCTCGAGATGCTGCGCGGGGCGATGGAATTGCTGGTCGTCGGCGATCCGGGCGACCCCGCGACCGACGTGCCCCCGGTGATCGACCGCGACGCGTACGAACGGCTGATGGCGTACCGCGCGAGCGTGCAGGGCAGCTGGCTCAAGACGGTGCCGGTGCCGGACGAGGGGCTGTTCGTCCCGCCGACGCTGGTCGGCATCGATTCGGTCGATGATCTCAATCGCGAGTGGTTCGGGCCGATCCTGCACGTCGCCCGGTGGCAGGCGGGAACGCTCGAGGCGACGATCGAGCGGGTCAACGCCAAGCGGTTCGGGCTGACGATGGGGCTGCACAGCCGGATCGCACGATCGGCGGAGATCGCCGAAACCCGCGCAAGGGTGGGCAATCTCTACGTCAATCGCTCGATGATCGGCGCGGTGGTGGGGTCGCAGCCGTTCGGCGGCGAGGGGCTATCAGGCACCGGGCCGAAAGCGGGCGGACCGCATTACCTGCCCCGCTTCTGCGCCGAGCGCGCGGTGTCGATCGACACCACCAGCGCGGGCGGCAATGCCAGCCTGCTAAGCCTGGCGGACGGGATATGA